The proteins below come from a single Bactrocera tryoni isolate S06 unplaced genomic scaffold, CSIRO_BtryS06_freeze2 scaffold_25, whole genome shotgun sequence genomic window:
- the LOC120780631 gene encoding uncharacterized protein LOC120780631 has product MSLRPPHNITLPHHTHYIHHIVIHHHILTTHHIIITFHITRTQILQHHDFNIPNKGTKGTDASIKPRLNPASNRLSIFVAHINFFHTRSSSKNCPIPQKEKGQLHLELILLKSFAGKTNIDEKTLELLQSLPDVK; this is encoded by the exons ATGAGTCTCAGACCCCCTCACAATATTACACTCCCACACCACACACATTACATACACCACATCGTCATTCACCACCACATCTTAACTACACACCACATCATCATTACATTCCacatcacacgcacacaaatactACAACATCACGATTTCAACATACCCAACAAAGGAACAAAAGGGACGGACGCAAGCATCAAGCCTCGCTTAAATCCCGCATCTAACCGCTTATCCATTTTCGTTgcgcatattaattttttccatacaag AAGCAGTTCAAAAAACTG CCCAATACCGCAGAAAGAAAAGGGACAACTACATCTAG AACTCATTCTTCTGAAATCATTTGCTGGTAAAACTAACATTGATGAAAAAACTTTAGAGCTATTGCAAAGCCTTCCcgatgtaaaataa